The following is a genomic window from Geminicoccus roseus DSM 18922.
ATCGTCGGTCATCACGCCGAGGGCGCCGTGCATCCTGCGATCGATCCAGCAGGCAGGCCAGGGCTTGGTGATGTCGAGCACGCGGAACAGGAGGAAGGCCACGATCACGCCCAAGAAGGTCAAGGGTGCCGCGGCCAGGGCCAGCCACTGGCCCACGACCTCATCCAGCACGAAATCGTCCGGATCGGGATGCTCGGCGGTGATCAGGTAGACGCCGCCCAGAATCACGCCGACGCCATAGAGCAGCAGCGCCAGGACACCCAGCGCCAGTGGGCCGAACGCCCAGTGCAGGACGATCCCGAACGGCAGGGCGGCGAGTGATCCCCAGGTGCCCGATGCCGGCTTGATGTAGCCGCTGCCGAACCAGGTGATCAGCATCTCGATCGACCGGGACGTCACGCCGGAAAACTGACGGTCACGAGCGCCTGCGCGGCGATCCCCTCCTGGCGGCCGATCGCGCCCAGGCCCTCCATGGTGCCGGCCTTCAGCCCGATCCGTTCCGGAGGCAATCCCAGGAGTTCCTGCAGCCGCGCGACGATCGCACCGCGGTGGGGACCGATCTTCGGCCGCTCGGCCATGATCGAGAGATCGGCATGCTCGAGCCGACCCTCCCGCTGCGCCAGGAGCTTGAGCGCGTGGCGGACGAACTGTCCGGATTCTGCGCCGCGCCACTGCTCGTCCGATGGGGGGAAGTGCACGCCGATGTCGCCTGCGCCGATCGTGCCCAGCAGGGCGTCGGTAAGGGCGTGGAGCAGCACGTCGGCGTCGGAATGGCCGGCCAGCCCGAACGGCGCCGGGATCTCCACGCCTCCCAGGAACAAGGGACGGTCCGGCGCGGTGGCATGAATGTCAAAGCCCAGGCCGCTGGCAAAGCGGCGCGGCCTGGCGCCGAGGGTGCGGGCGGCGATCGCCAGGTCGTCGGAGCGCGTCACCTTCAGATTGTCCTCTTCTCCATCCACCCAGGCCACCTGGCCGCCATCCCGGCGGACCAACTCGACATCGTCGGTGACGCTGGTATCGCCGGCGTGACGCCGATGCGCGTCCAAGACCGTCTGGAACCGGAAGCCCTGGGGCGTCTGCGCCCGCACCAGCCCGTCCCGGGAGATCTCGCCGCACACCCGCCCGGCTTCCACGCGCCTGAGGGAATCGACGACCGGCAGCCCAGGCAGCGCCGCGTCGGCTTGGTCCAGCGCCAGCAGCACCCGGTCGATCAGGCCCCTGGTCACCAGGGGCCGTGCCGCATCGTGCACCAGCACCAGGTCCGGCGGATCACCGGCCAAAGCTTCCAGGCCGGCCAGCACCGAGTCCTGCCGCGTGGCACCTCCAATCACCGGCGGCAGCAGATCCAGCCCGGCCATGGCGGCCTGGTAATAGTTTTCATGCCCCGGGGCGATCACCGCCCGCACGCCGGTGATGCGGGGATGATCCAGGAAAGGATGGATCGCTCGCCTGAGGACGCTAGAGCCGAGCAGGTCCAGATATTGCTTGGGCAGATCGCTGCCGAAGCGTTCACCGCGTCCGGCGGCCACGACGAGGACGATGCAGGTAGGCTGAGGCATGGCTCCAGGGTAGTCGAGGCTGCGAGAGCCGCCCAGTCCCGATGCACAACTCCCGGGCAGCCGGGTCGCACGGAAGTTGCCTTCTGCCTCGCTTGCGTCCGTCAACAGCCGAAGCTAGGTTGCCTATCGAAAAGGCACGACAGGCGGAATGCTCACCAAGTGCGCAATGCTACACTTTTGGATCGCTCGGCACGCGGCGCACGAACCTCTCAGGTAAGTGCGGCGCAGTTGCTGGCCAACCTGCCCAGTCCGCTGTTCGTGGTCGACGAGCATATCAGGCTGCGGACCGTCAATCCTGCGGCCGAGCAGTTGTTCGGCGCTTCCCTGAACATGCTGCTCGACCGGCCCCTGTCCGACTTCCTGCCGGCGCACGCGACGATCCTGGACCTGATCCGCCACGTCGCCGCCGGAGGCGCCTCGGTCTCGGAGTATGGCGTCGAGCTGGCCCTCTCCAAGGGCGAGACGATTGCCGTCGACAGCCACATGACCCCGATCCTGGAGACGCCGGGCCATGTGCTGGTGGTCCTGCATCCCTGCTCCGTGGCGCGGCGGCTCGACCAGCACCGGGTCCAGCGCGGCTCCGCCCGGTCGGTCGCGACCCTGGCCGCGACCCTGGCGCACGAGGTCAAGAATCCGCTTTCGGGCATCCGCGGCGCTGCCCAGCTGCTGGAGCCGTCGATCGGCGAGGAGGACCAGCCGCTGGTCCAGCTGATCTGCGACGAGACTGACCGGATCTGCGCGCTGGTCGACCGGATGGAGGAATTCAGCGCCGGCCGCCCCATCGACCGGCAGCCGGTCAATATCCACCAGATCCTGGAGCATGTCCGGCGCATCGCCGAGAGCGGCTTTGCCCGGCGGCACCGGATCGTCGAGCACTACGACCCGTCCCTGCCGGACGTCGAGGGCGACCGGGACAAGCTGATCCAGGTGTTCCTGAACCTGATCAAGAACGCTTCGGAAGCGGCCCAGCCCGATGGCGGCACCATCACCCTGTCGACCACCTACCAGCATGGCTGGCGGATGGCGCTCGGCACCTCGCGCGAGCGGCTGCACCTGCCGATCACGGTGGAGATCAAGGATGACGGTCCGGGCGTGCCACCGGATGTCGCCGAGCACCTGTTCGAGCCCTTCGTGACCAGTAAGCCGCGCGGCACCGGGCTGGGCCTGGCCCTGGTGGCCAAGATCGTGCACGACCATGGCGGGGTCGTCTCCTACCATGCCGGAGAGCCGGGCGCGGTGTTCCGCGTCAGCCTGCCGGCCAATCGCCCCAACGGCCGGGGCGGACGTGAGCAAGAAGAGGCCGCCCAGCGATGAACGACACCACGATCCTTCTGGCCGAGGACGACGCGGCCATCCGCACGGTCGTCAGCCGTGCCCTGGCCAAGCAGGGCTGGCGGGTGCAGGCGACCTCGGCCGCCTCGGCGCTGTGGCGCTGGATCGCCGCAGGCGAGGGCGACATCGTCATCACCGACGTGATGCTGCCCGACGAGAACTCGCTGGACCTGCTGCCGCGGATCCGCTCCACCCGGCCGGACCTCCCGGTGATCGTGATGAGCGCGCAGAACACGCTGCTCACCGCGGTGCGCGCCACCGAGCGCGGGGCATTCGAATACCTGCCCAAGCCCTTCGATCTCGGCAACCTGACCGCCGCCGTGCAGCGGGCGCTGGCCCAGCCCAAGCGCCGGTCGAACGGGCGCTCGGATCCCTTGAGCGGCCTGGACGACAATCTGCCGATCATCGGCCGCTCCTCGGCGATGCAGGAAATTTACCGCATCATCGCCCGGCTCACCGGCACCGACCTCACCGTGCTGATCGCCGGCGAGAGCGGGACCGGCAAGGAACTGGTCGCCAAGGCGTTGCACGAGTTCGGCAAGCGCAAGAACGGGCCGTTCGTGGCGGTCAACATGGCCGCGATCCCGCGCGAGCTGATCGAATCCGAGCTGTTCGGCCATGAAAAGGGCGCCTTCACCGGTGCCCATGCCCGCAGGGTCGGCCGGTTCGAGCAGGCCAATGGCGGCACGCTGTTCCTGGACGAGATC
Proteins encoded in this region:
- a CDS encoding phosphatidylglycerophosphatase A family protein — its product is MTSRSIEMLITWFGSGYIKPASGTWGSLAALPFGIVLHWAFGPLALGVLALLLYGVGVILGGVYLITAEHPDPDDFVLDEVVGQWLALAAAPLTFLGVIVAFLLFRVLDITKPWPACWIDRRMHGALGVMTDDLVAGIYAALLVFMVGSYL
- the ispD gene encoding 2-C-methyl-D-erythritol 4-phosphate cytidylyltransferase, whose amino-acid sequence is MPQPTCIVLVVAAGRGERFGSDLPKQYLDLLGSSVLRRAIHPFLDHPRITGVRAVIAPGHENYYQAAMAGLDLLPPVIGGATRQDSVLAGLEALAGDPPDLVLVHDAARPLVTRGLIDRVLLALDQADAALPGLPVVDSLRRVEAGRVCGEISRDGLVRAQTPQGFRFQTVLDAHRRHAGDTSVTDDVELVRRDGGQVAWVDGEEDNLKVTRSDDLAIAARTLGARPRRFASGLGFDIHATAPDRPLFLGGVEIPAPFGLAGHSDADVLLHALTDALLGTIGAGDIGVHFPPSDEQWRGAESGQFVRHALKLLAQREGRLEHADLSIMAERPKIGPHRGAIVARLQELLGLPPERIGLKAGTMEGLGAIGRQEGIAAQALVTVSFPA
- a CDS encoding two-component system sensor histidine kinase NtrB, with amino-acid sequence MLANLPSPLFVVDEHIRLRTVNPAAEQLFGASLNMLLDRPLSDFLPAHATILDLIRHVAAGGASVSEYGVELALSKGETIAVDSHMTPILETPGHVLVVLHPCSVARRLDQHRVQRGSARSVATLAATLAHEVKNPLSGIRGAAQLLEPSIGEEDQPLVQLICDETDRICALVDRMEEFSAGRPIDRQPVNIHQILEHVRRIAESGFARRHRIVEHYDPSLPDVEGDRDKLIQVFLNLIKNASEAAQPDGGTITLSTTYQHGWRMALGTSRERLHLPITVEIKDDGPGVPPDVAEHLFEPFVTSKPRGTGLGLALVAKIVHDHGGVVSYHAGEPGAVFRVSLPANRPNGRGGREQEEAAQR